The DNA window GTTTACAACCCTTTCGGAGCAGAACAGAATCAGGCCGGTTACCATTCCTGCGAAGAGAGGAGAAGTTTTTGACAGTACTGGGAAGGTTATTCTTGCTAAAGACCGTCCGGTATACAGTGTGTCCGTAAGCTGGCTTGGCATCCAAGACCAGGACCTTGATAAGGTTGCGGCTACCCTGGCGTCAATTCTGGCAATTGATGAAAACGAAATTAAGGAAAAAATCAAAGACCCCGGCATTAGGAAGTTTGAACCCATTAGAATTGCTAAAGACGTACCTTTGGAGGTAGTGACAAAAATTGAGGAAAACAGGGCAGACCTGCCTGGTGTGGAAATTGCCGTAGAACCGATGCGGGAATATGTTTATCAGGATTTTATGCCACATATTCTCGGGTACGTAAGGGAGATTACCGAGAAACAGCTGGAAAGGCATAAGGATGATGGCTACAGCATGGGGGACAGGTATGGTCAGGCGGGGCTTGAGAATATGTATGAGGAGTTTCTGCGGGGGCAGGACGGCAACCTTCTGGTTGAAGTTGATAAGTCCCAGCATCCGGTCAGGGAGCTTGCCAAAGAACAGCCTATACCGGGTAATAATCTTGTTTTAAATATAGATTACAGGCTGCAGAAAACTGCTGAAGAGTCCATGGACCGGACCATGGCTTCTCTGCAGCAGAATGGATACCCGGATGCCAGGGCTGGAGCAGTTGTTATGGTTGACGTGAACTCGGGAAAGGTACTGGCTATGGCCAGTAAACCAGGTTTTGACCCCAATTTGTTTAATGGGAAAATTACTCCTGAGCAGAGTGAGGCTCTGTTTGGAGGTAAAGAAACCAACCCGTTTCCGGCCTTTAATAACAGGGCCATGATGGGTTATCCGCCCGGCTCCACCTTTAAAATGATTACCGCTGCGGCAGTTCTGGAGTCTGGTAAGGCTACTATTCACGATACCTATTTTGACCCTGGCTCAGTTCGCTTGTTTGGCCGTTCATACGGGTGCTGGAAGCCTTCAGGTCATGGTACGGTTAACCTGGTTAAGGCAATCCAGACTTCCTGTAATGTCTACTTTTACCAGATGGGGCTGAGAGCGGGTGTTGAAAATCTGACCAAATATGTGCGGGAATTCGGTCTGGGTCAGAAGACCGGGATTGACCTGCCTAATGAGGCTTCAGGGCTGATACCGAGTAAGGAATGGAAAAGGGAACTTAATGAGCCTTCACTGCAGAAGAAGTATGAAGAGATGTACCAGGAGATCGAAGATAAGTATGCCGAGAAGATTGGCAATGCTAAATCTGAGAGTGAAAAGAAACGGCTGCTCAGACAAAAGGAGAATGAGCTCAAGTGGAAAAAGAAGGAGTATGATAATGAGGCACACTGGTCTGTTGAATGGCGTGAATATGAAACCATCATCATGTCAATTGGTCAGGGCTATAACCTTTATACTCCCCTCCAGCTTGCCAACTATGTTGCCGCAATAGCCAACGGCGGTATCAGATATCAGCCTTATTTAGTGGACAGTGTTGTTGACTACAAGGGTGATATTGTCAAAAAATATGACAAAAAGGAAGTCGGTAAAGTTGATGTCAGTCCTGAAACACTGGCTGCTATCAGACGCGGCATGAGGGCGGTTGCTGAGCCTGGAGGTACCGCTTACGGTATTTTCAGGGAGTTTCCCGTCGAAGTTGCCGGAAAAACAGGGTCTGCACAGACCGGAAAAGACAAAAACGGAAAAGACAAACCTACTCACGGACTTTTTGTCGCCTATGCTCCTTACGACAAACCAGAGGTTGCGGTAGCAGGTATTATCGAATATGCCGGACATGGCGGCAGTTCAGCAGGTTTAGTTGTCAGGGACCTCCTGGCAGAGTATTTCAAAATTGACAGAAATCAGATCCCCCAGGGTGGGGTTTCCGAAGAATAAGGGGCTGTTTTTGTCTAAATATTCGAGAAAAGCGAGGTAAAAAGACCTCGTTTTTTTTGTTGATACAGGAGGATTTGACTACCTTTTGTAGAATTTAAATCCAATGATTCAGGATATTTTGAGCCTTTTTGGCTCAGGAGGAGAACCAAAGTGAAGAAGACCAAAAGTTCTAAAGGTAAGAAATTGTTTTTTAAAAACGAAGCAAATGGAGCTAAGGACGCTGATATCAATCCGGATTTAGTTGATACAGAACAGGAGAAAGGTAAAGAAGGCGAAACTGTTACGGTAAAGGAAACTGTTACGGCAAAGGAAACCAAAAAAGAACGACCGAAACTTAAAAAGGCTGAGCGGGAGCCGGCTCAGGATGAAAGTGAGGACTTCCTTCCAGGGACAGCAATTCCCGAAGCGGATGAGATTAAAGCTGAGGCCGGCGAGCCTGCCGAGCAGACGAAAACAGACTCCAGAGTGTTGGAAAACAGGGGCCCGTGGCAGGAGGCTTTTGCTGATGATAACACAATTCTGATACAAAGGACCGTAAGGTCCGGCCAGAGTATCCGGTTTGATGGCAATGTAGTTGTAATGGGAGATGTTAACCCGGGCTCAGAAATAGTTGCCTCGGGAAATATTGTGGTCATGGGTGCATTGCGTGGCGTAGTTCATGCAGGGGCATTGGGGAATGAAACTGCGACTGTTGCGGCATTTAAGCTTCAGCCGACACAGCTGCGGATAGCAAATCATATTACCAGAGCGCCTGACGGTGATTACTTAACGCCGGAGTATCCGGAAATAGCCAGAATAAAAGACGGTGTTGTAGTGATTGAAGTATATCAGATGGGACAGGACAGGCAAACAAAAATTGGCTAAAGATTAGGAAGAGGAGGACAAAACATGGGAGAAGTCATTGTAATAACCTCTGGAAAAGGAGGGGTTGGCAAAACCACCACTACGGCTAATATTGGAACCGGACTGGCAGCTTTGGGTCATAAGGTAGTCTTGGTGGATACGGATATAGGTTTACGGAATCTGGATGTTGTTTTAGGGTTGGAAAACAGGATAGTTTATGATATTGTTGACGTGACTCACGGGAACTGCAGGTTAAAACAGGCCCTGATCAAAGATAAGCGCTTTGAAGGACTGCACCTTCTGCCTGCCGCTCAGACTAAGGATAAGACCGCGGTGACTCCTGACCAGATTCGTGAACTATGTGCCCAGCTAAAAAAAGAGTTTGATTTTGTAATTATTGATTGTCCTGCTGGAATTGAACAGGGTTTTAAAAACGCCATCGCCGGCGCCGAGAAGGCTATCGTGGTTACTACCCCGGAAGTATCGGCTGTCCGTGATGCCGACAGGATTATCGGCTTATTGGAAGCGGCTGAATTACACAACCCGAAGCTTATTGTTAACCGGCTCAGGCCTCTCATGGTTAAAAGAGGAGACATGATGAGCATTGATGATATTATCGACATCCTGGCTATTGACCTCCTGGGAGTCGTCCCTGAAGATGAAACGATTGTCATTACTACTAATAAAGGTGAACCGGCTGTTCTCGATAGCAATTCCCACGCTGGACAGGCTTATCGAAATATGGCAAGAAGAATAACCGGTGAAGATGTACCCTTAATGGACCTGCAAGCAGAAACAGGAATTATGCACAAGCTCAAAAAGCTTATCGGATTTAAGTAATCCGAATAGTAGAGAGGGGGAACGGGAATTGCTGGATTTTCTATTACGGGTGTTCGGGAAAGATACCAGTTCAAGTAAAAATGTTGCTAAGGAACGGCTGCGTCTGGTGTTGGTTCATGATCGAGCAGATATGTCTCCTCAGCTGATTGAGGACTTGAAGGAAGATCTGATAAAGGTCATTTCCAATTATATGGAGATTGATGAAAATGCTCTCGAGGTTAATCTGGATAGCTCCAATAATACAGTGGCTCTGGTAGCCAATATTCCTGTCCTGAGGATGAAGAGGACATCCAACCGGAAGGAAAAGATTGGTTAAATGATAAAAAATTGGGCGTCGGCCCAATTTTTTTTTGTGTTGTATGCGGGAAAGCTTTAGAATGAGGGGTGGATTTGGGCCGGGTAGATGATATATAATGATAATAGCCTTGGACGAAAGAGGGGAACATTAATTGATTGACCGCAGAGCGATAAGAAACTTTGATTTTACTCTCCTCATTACCATAATACTGATTGTTGTTTATGGATTGATTATTTTGAGCAGTGCGACACATGCTACTATGACCAGGGGCGGAGATGCCGATATATATGTGAAAAAACAGGCCCTGTCGTTTGTTCTGGGGTTGATTGGAATTGGTATTATCCTTAAAATAGACTATACGCGATTTACCAAGTATGCCAAGTTTATCTATGCTATGAATGTTTTGCTGCTCGTGTTTGTGAAGTTTTTCGGAGAGGAACAAAAAGGCGCCCAGTCCTGGATATCTGTTGGGTCTTTTAACCTCCAGCCTTCAGAATTTGCTAAAATTGCGATGATAATTACCTTTGCGGTGTACCTGGCAGGTAAAGAGGGAAAACTGAACAAGTTTCGCGACCTTATCCCTACCTTTATCTTTTTTGGTGTTCCCATGATGCTGATTATTCTACAACCTGACCTGGGTACCGGGTTGGTTTTTGTTGGGATTTATTTTGGGATGATGTTTGTGGCCGGAGCCAAGCCTTCACACCTGCTTATTCTGGTGTTGATCGGTTCCCTGCTGGTGGGCGGTATCCTTACGGCACAACTTGTATTTGGTTTTGATAAACCCTTGAAAGACTACCAACTTGATCGCCTGACAATTTTTGTGGACCCGTACAAAGACCCCAAGGATGCCGGTTATCACGTTATCCAGTCAATGGTATCCCTTGGTTCCGGAGGCTTATGGGGCAAAGGCCTTTATCAGGGGACACAGACCAGGCTCAATTTCCTTCCCGAACAGAAAAATGACTTTATTTTTTCCGTAGTCGGAGAAGAACTGGGCTTTGTAGGTGTTATAGCGCTCCTGGCTCTGTTTTATATGTTTGTTTTCCGAGGTATCCGGATTGCCATGAAATCAAAAGACATGCTGGGAACCCTGCTGGCAACCGGCATTGTTTCCATGATTGTATTCCACCTTCTGGTCAACATTGGTATGGCGGCTGGAATTATGCCGATAACAGGTATCCCTCTGCCTTTTTTCAGTTATGGGGGCAGCTCTATGCTGGCTAATATGCTGGGTGTCGGAATATTATTGGATGTTTTTCTCAGACGGCAGGTGCTCACGTTTTGACGGGTCTGCAGCACTGTTTGTCAGAATCAGGAGAGTCACCAAATCAGGTGACTCTCCTTTTGAGTTTTCGAAGATAACTGCTTGTCATACTTTGGGGTGGCTCTAAATATACATTATGTAAGAAATAGCCAGCCGGAGGGGAAGCCAATGAAAATTAATATCGGTAGCAAACGCCCGGAGGAACGCTCTGATCCTGACTACATTTACCATAA is part of the Phosphitispora fastidiosa genome and encodes:
- the minD gene encoding septum site-determining protein MinD, which codes for MGEVIVITSGKGGVGKTTTTANIGTGLAALGHKVVLVDTDIGLRNLDVVLGLENRIVYDIVDVTHGNCRLKQALIKDKRFEGLHLLPAAQTKDKTAVTPDQIRELCAQLKKEFDFVIIDCPAGIEQGFKNAIAGAEKAIVVTTPEVSAVRDADRIIGLLEAAELHNPKLIVNRLRPLMVKRGDMMSIDDIIDILAIDLLGVVPEDETIVITTNKGEPAVLDSNSHAGQAYRNMARRITGEDVPLMDLQAETGIMHKLKKLIGFK
- a CDS encoding penicillin-binding protein 2; translation: MTEKILVKKLKVFLALVTIIFAVLISRIAYVQLVQTERFTTLSEQNRIRPVTIPAKRGEVFDSTGKVILAKDRPVYSVSVSWLGIQDQDLDKVAATLASILAIDENEIKEKIKDPGIRKFEPIRIAKDVPLEVVTKIEENRADLPGVEIAVEPMREYVYQDFMPHILGYVREITEKQLERHKDDGYSMGDRYGQAGLENMYEEFLRGQDGNLLVEVDKSQHPVRELAKEQPIPGNNLVLNIDYRLQKTAEESMDRTMASLQQNGYPDARAGAVVMVDVNSGKVLAMASKPGFDPNLFNGKITPEQSEALFGGKETNPFPAFNNRAMMGYPPGSTFKMITAAAVLESGKATIHDTYFDPGSVRLFGRSYGCWKPSGHGTVNLVKAIQTSCNVYFYQMGLRAGVENLTKYVREFGLGQKTGIDLPNEASGLIPSKEWKRELNEPSLQKKYEEMYQEIEDKYAEKIGNAKSESEKKRLLRQKENELKWKKKEYDNEAHWSVEWREYETIIMSIGQGYNLYTPLQLANYVAAIANGGIRYQPYLVDSVVDYKGDIVKKYDKKEVGKVDVSPETLAAIRRGMRAVAEPGGTAYGIFREFPVEVAGKTGSAQTGKDKNGKDKPTHGLFVAYAPYDKPEVAVAGIIEYAGHGGSSAGLVVRDLLAEYFKIDRNQIPQGGVSEE
- the rodA gene encoding rod shape-determining protein RodA; this encodes MIDRRAIRNFDFTLLITIILIVVYGLIILSSATHATMTRGGDADIYVKKQALSFVLGLIGIGIILKIDYTRFTKYAKFIYAMNVLLLVFVKFFGEEQKGAQSWISVGSFNLQPSEFAKIAMIITFAVYLAGKEGKLNKFRDLIPTFIFFGVPMMLIILQPDLGTGLVFVGIYFGMMFVAGAKPSHLLILVLIGSLLVGGILTAQLVFGFDKPLKDYQLDRLTIFVDPYKDPKDAGYHVIQSMVSLGSGGLWGKGLYQGTQTRLNFLPEQKNDFIFSVVGEELGFVGVIALLALFYMFVFRGIRIAMKSKDMLGTLLATGIVSMIVFHLLVNIGMAAGIMPITGIPLPFFSYGGSSMLANMLGVGILLDVFLRRQVLTF
- the minE gene encoding cell division topological specificity factor MinE, with amino-acid sequence MLDFLLRVFGKDTSSSKNVAKERLRLVLVHDRADMSPQLIEDLKEDLIKVISNYMEIDENALEVNLDSSNNTVALVANIPVLRMKRTSNRKEKIG
- the minC gene encoding septum site-determining protein MinC, producing MLENRGPWQEAFADDNTILIQRTVRSGQSIRFDGNVVVMGDVNPGSEIVASGNIVVMGALRGVVHAGALGNETATVAAFKLQPTQLRIANHITRAPDGDYLTPEYPEIARIKDGVVVIEVYQMGQDRQTKIG